A genomic stretch from Edaphobacter aggregans includes:
- a CDS encoding GRP family sugar transporter yields the protein MATVVSKTVKGGLSLHGLGVICGLTAGVWLGAAEAPTKLVNAGFSPFAISLCMVAGVFTARWTFPTLLKGTGYVFADLGAKKHLIVWALLAGALWAVANTLTVFAIRDVGLAVAFPMWNANSLIGLFWGRVLFCELKGANAKNISKVVVGAVSIVIAAVMLGFSTIHGGAMGQHAVRGITAALGASLMWGTMYVPYRKAYLSGMNPLSFVTAFTVGELGTVLALTLALDGGVHSTAFHLFRMPGVLFWLFLGGFVWVIGDLFQQFAAKYLGIGRGIPLSNTNQLWGLAWGALVFGELAGADRSHKLLVVGGSVMMILGALAICTAVASAKEMSSTNEAVLRECDRYGMDYNRTLLAQAGDEFGGAGEKRRWWDYAIVLVATGVFVTLGVRAVVPPLEMDLKWVGALGAVLVVSLGLGGWSLWRRTRFS from the coding sequence ATGGCAACTGTGGTTTCGAAGACGGTAAAGGGTGGTTTGTCGCTGCATGGGCTGGGTGTGATCTGCGGGTTGACGGCCGGGGTTTGGCTGGGTGCGGCGGAGGCTCCGACGAAGCTGGTGAATGCGGGGTTCTCTCCGTTTGCGATTTCGTTGTGTATGGTCGCGGGGGTGTTTACGGCTCGGTGGACGTTTCCTACGCTGCTGAAGGGGACGGGGTATGTGTTTGCCGATCTGGGGGCGAAGAAGCATTTGATTGTGTGGGCTCTGCTGGCGGGGGCGCTTTGGGCGGTGGCGAATACGTTGACGGTGTTTGCTATTCGGGATGTGGGGCTGGCGGTGGCGTTTCCGATGTGGAATGCGAACTCGCTGATTGGGTTGTTCTGGGGGCGGGTGCTGTTTTGTGAGTTGAAGGGAGCTAACGCGAAGAACATCAGCAAGGTTGTGGTGGGCGCGGTGTCGATTGTGATTGCGGCGGTGATGCTGGGGTTCAGCACGATTCATGGCGGGGCGATGGGGCAGCATGCTGTGCGAGGGATTACGGCCGCTCTGGGCGCGAGCTTGATGTGGGGGACGATGTATGTGCCTTATCGGAAGGCTTATTTGAGCGGGATGAATCCGCTGTCGTTTGTGACGGCATTTACGGTGGGAGAGCTGGGGACGGTGCTGGCGCTGACGCTGGCTCTGGATGGCGGAGTGCACTCTACGGCGTTTCATCTGTTTCGTATGCCGGGGGTTCTGTTCTGGCTGTTTCTGGGTGGGTTCGTTTGGGTGATTGGGGATCTGTTTCAGCAGTTTGCGGCGAAGTATCTGGGGATTGGGCGGGGGATTCCGCTGTCGAATACGAATCAGTTGTGGGGGTTGGCTTGGGGCGCTCTGGTGTTTGGGGAGTTGGCGGGGGCGGACCGGTCGCATAAGCTGCTGGTGGTTGGCGGGTCGGTGATGATGATTCTGGGGGCGCTGGCGATTTGTACGGCGGTGGCTTCGGCGAAGGAGATGAGCTCGACCAATGAGGCTGTGTTGCGGGAGTGCGACCGGTATGGGATGGATTACAACCGCACGCTGCTGGCTCAGGCGGGCGATGAGTTTGGCGGGGCGGGGGAGAAGCGGCGGTGGTGGGATTATGCGATCGTGCTGGTTGCTACTGGGGTGTTTGTGACGTTGGGAGTGCGGGCGGTTGTGCCTCCGCTGGAGATGGATTTGAAGTGGGTTGGGGCGCTGGGTGCTGTGTTGGTTGTTAGTTTGGGGTTGGGGGGATGGAGCCTTTGGCGGCGGACCCGGTTTTCTTAG
- a CDS encoding ABC transporter permease → MSFWSRIANTLRGDHLNRELDEEFQSHIEEAIAEGRDPIEARRAFGPTLHQRETSRNIRLIPWLDSLRADIVFGWRQLKRNKITSATAILSLALATGACTSAFRLIDALFLRPLPVANANHLYELARQGTGFDGKPNTFDGWAYPDFQLMRAATKNQAELIAVSYAQRMDLTYSSDQETEKAYIQYVSGWMFDSFGLHPALGRLFTEDDDRKPNANPYVVISYDYWTHRFGRDPKIIGRTLRMGDTLYEIIGVSEQPFTGTEPGTITDIFLPTMMHPSVTRSDTTWHRTLAIVKPGIPTEPLRQQLNTTSRAFERERAKGFTGIKKELIDRFIDQTLVLEPAATGASNLQRDYRRALGAIGVLVALVLLIACANVANLMTALAAARSREMALRVSIGAGRWRLVQMVLVESALLAFFAAIIGAFFAWWSAPFVVSMINPPDNPAHLILPADWHVAIFGLVLIFCVMLLFGLLPALRASAVKPVSALKGGDDPHSRRRLMHSMIAVQVAFCFLVVFVAGLFVATFNRLSNRPMGFSTDRLLLLETVAHHAQPPVFWDQVADDLRSVPGVEAVALSGWPLLGGNSWNGFIAINGVITSPDLAYFLPVSPGWTSTMKIPFLDGRDLRITDTSPGAAIVNDTFAKTYFNGENPVGKFFGKGNNRYEVVALVRDAPYRSLREPILPTAYVPFHQVDAKGAPILTTSGTFLIRTSSANPLALAPVLRQEVPRARADFRVSNIRTQAELVRAQTVRERLLAMLGLFFAAVALLLAGIGLYGVLNYSVLQRQREIGIRMAIGAQRSVIARLVTARVFSMVLIGAIAGLTLGMASVRYIETLFYQVKATDPAMLILPSLTILAAAVLAALPPVIHALQTDPVIILRTE, encoded by the coding sequence ATGTCGTTCTGGTCGCGTATCGCCAACACACTTCGCGGCGACCATCTGAACCGCGAGCTCGACGAAGAGTTCCAGTCCCACATCGAAGAAGCGATCGCCGAAGGCCGCGACCCCATCGAAGCCCGCCGAGCCTTCGGCCCCACCCTCCACCAGCGCGAAACCAGCCGCAACATCCGCCTCATCCCCTGGCTCGACTCTCTCCGCGCCGACATCGTCTTCGGCTGGCGCCAACTCAAGCGCAACAAGATAACCTCCGCCACAGCCATCCTCTCACTCGCCCTCGCAACCGGAGCCTGCACCTCAGCCTTCCGCCTCATCGACGCACTCTTCCTGCGACCCCTCCCCGTCGCCAACGCCAATCATCTCTACGAGCTCGCTCGTCAGGGAACTGGCTTCGATGGCAAACCCAACACCTTCGACGGCTGGGCCTACCCGGATTTCCAACTGATGCGCGCCGCAACAAAAAATCAGGCCGAGCTAATCGCCGTCTCCTACGCTCAGCGGATGGACCTCACCTACAGCTCCGATCAAGAGACCGAGAAGGCCTACATCCAATACGTCTCCGGCTGGATGTTTGACTCCTTCGGTCTCCACCCTGCATTAGGCAGGCTCTTCACCGAAGACGACGACCGCAAGCCCAACGCCAACCCCTACGTCGTCATCTCTTACGACTACTGGACACATCGCTTCGGTCGCGACCCCAAAATAATCGGCCGCACCCTGCGCATGGGCGACACCCTCTACGAGATCATCGGCGTCTCCGAGCAGCCCTTCACCGGCACCGAACCCGGCACCATCACCGACATCTTCCTGCCCACGATGATGCACCCCTCGGTCACGCGCTCCGACACAACCTGGCACCGCACCTTGGCCATCGTGAAACCCGGCATCCCCACCGAGCCCCTTCGCCAGCAACTAAACACAACCAGCCGTGCCTTCGAGCGTGAGCGAGCCAAAGGCTTCACCGGCATCAAGAAGGAGCTTATCGATCGCTTCATCGATCAAACCCTCGTCCTCGAACCCGCAGCCACCGGAGCTTCCAATCTCCAACGCGACTACCGCCGTGCACTCGGAGCCATCGGTGTGCTCGTAGCACTCGTGCTGCTCATCGCATGCGCAAACGTCGCCAACCTGATGACCGCCCTCGCCGCAGCCCGATCACGTGAGATGGCCCTCCGCGTCTCCATCGGAGCAGGTCGTTGGCGCCTCGTCCAAATGGTCCTCGTCGAAAGCGCCCTGCTTGCCTTCTTCGCGGCCATCATCGGAGCATTCTTCGCCTGGTGGTCCGCACCCTTCGTCGTCAGCATGATCAACCCACCCGACAACCCAGCTCACCTCATTCTCCCCGCAGACTGGCACGTCGCCATCTTCGGCCTCGTCCTCATCTTCTGCGTAATGCTCCTCTTCGGCCTTCTCCCCGCATTGCGAGCCTCAGCGGTCAAACCAGTCAGCGCACTCAAAGGCGGAGACGACCCACACTCACGCCGCCGTCTCATGCACAGCATGATCGCCGTCCAGGTAGCCTTCTGCTTCCTCGTCGTCTTCGTCGCGGGACTCTTCGTGGCAACCTTCAACCGTCTTTCTAACCGTCCCATGGGTTTCTCCACCGACCGCCTTCTCCTCCTCGAAACCGTGGCCCACCACGCACAACCACCAGTCTTCTGGGATCAGGTAGCCGACGATCTTCGCTCAGTCCCCGGCGTCGAAGCAGTAGCCCTCTCAGGCTGGCCTCTGCTCGGAGGTAACTCATGGAACGGCTTCATCGCAATCAACGGCGTCATCACAAGTCCTGATCTCGCCTACTTCCTGCCCGTCTCCCCCGGCTGGACCAGCACCATGAAGATTCCCTTTCTGGACGGCCGCGACCTCCGCATAACCGACACCTCACCCGGCGCCGCCATCGTCAACGATACCTTCGCGAAGACCTACTTCAACGGCGAAAATCCCGTCGGAAAATTCTTCGGCAAAGGAAACAACCGTTACGAGGTTGTAGCCCTCGTCCGCGACGCCCCCTACCGCAGCCTGCGCGAGCCGATCCTTCCCACAGCCTACGTCCCCTTCCACCAGGTCGACGCCAAAGGCGCACCCATACTCACAACCAGCGGTACCTTCCTCATCCGAACCTCCAGCGCAAATCCCCTCGCACTCGCGCCTGTCCTCCGTCAGGAAGTCCCCCGGGCCCGCGCCGACTTCCGCGTCAGCAACATCCGCACCCAGGCCGAACTGGTCCGCGCCCAAACCGTCCGCGAGCGCCTTCTGGCCATGCTGGGACTCTTCTTCGCTGCCGTCGCACTCTTACTCGCAGGCATCGGCCTCTACGGCGTCCTCAACTACTCAGTATTGCAACGCCAACGCGAGATCGGCATCCGCATGGCAATCGGCGCACAGCGCAGCGTCATAGCCCGACTCGTAACCGCCCGCGTCTTCTCCATGGTGCTCATCGGAGCCATCGCCGGCCTAACCCTCGGCATGGCATCCGTGCGATACATCGAGACCCTCTTCTACCAAGTCAAAGCCACCGACCCAGCAATGCTCATACTCCCATCGCTGACAATCCTCGCCGCCGCCGTATTAGCCGCACTCCCACCCGTAATCCACGCCCTACAAACCGACCCAGTCATCATCCTCCGCACCGAATAA
- a CDS encoding PadR family transcriptional regulator produces the protein MPRSDSLQGSLDLLVLKILSRRPCTHGYAIMSAIRDTSGDVLNAEEGSLYPALHRMEEAGWIRAEWITKDTGRRARMYELTATGKKQLSAEESRWQAVSAAINRVLREA, from the coding sequence ATGCCACGATCCGACTCTCTCCAAGGCTCGCTCGATCTGCTTGTATTGAAGATCCTCTCGCGCCGCCCATGCACCCATGGCTACGCCATCATGTCCGCAATCCGCGACACATCCGGCGACGTCCTCAACGCCGAAGAAGGCTCCCTCTACCCGGCCCTCCATCGCATGGAAGAAGCCGGCTGGATTCGCGCCGAATGGATCACGAAAGACACCGGCCGCCGCGCACGCATGTACGAGCTAACCGCAACAGGAAAGAAGCAGCTATCCGCAGAAGAATCTCGCTGGCAAGCCGTAAGTGCAGCCATCAATCGCGTTCTACGGGAGGCATGA